From Novosphingobium sp. MMS21-SN21R, the proteins below share one genomic window:
- a CDS encoding VOC family protein, which produces MKLRSIEIALPDPAGAAAFMVDIWGLTAADQRGETHYLRGTGPFPYLVAFEKSDDEWVRSTTFVCTPEELTELKARVTAKGWAAKPTTSADPGDGHGILVELPEGTILRFLTDTSEVAPIAGFTKASKRVSPVKLTHVVFNAADAELLGHAVEDVLSFTVSDRTKGMVFVRCNDSHHSTAFARAGFASLNHVAFEMDDLDAVMRGIGWMRDNGFAPAWGPGRHGPGDNVYAYYIAPFGPVIEYSTPVEKVPADYEAGKPDDWTWPEQRIDQWGVSDKDFDGLRVAEERFRSRRDWQPEPL; this is translated from the coding sequence GTGAAGCTGCGCAGTATCGAAATCGCCCTGCCCGATCCGGCTGGCGCCGCCGCTTTCATGGTCGACATCTGGGGCCTGACCGCCGCAGATCAGCGTGGTGAAACCCACTACCTGCGCGGCACTGGCCCGTTCCCCTACCTCGTCGCCTTCGAAAAGTCCGACGACGAATGGGTCCGCTCGACCACATTTGTCTGCACCCCTGAGGAGCTGACCGAACTCAAGGCCCGCGTCACTGCCAAGGGCTGGGCTGCCAAGCCCACGACTTCTGCCGATCCCGGCGACGGCCACGGCATTCTCGTCGAACTGCCCGAAGGCACGATCCTGCGCTTCCTCACAGATACCAGCGAAGTCGCCCCAATTGCAGGTTTCACCAAGGCCAGCAAGCGCGTCTCGCCGGTGAAGCTGACGCATGTCGTGTTCAACGCCGCCGATGCCGAACTGCTGGGTCACGCGGTCGAGGACGTGCTGTCCTTCACCGTCTCTGATCGCACCAAGGGCATGGTGTTCGTGCGCTGCAACGACAGCCATCATTCCACCGCGTTTGCCCGCGCGGGCTTCGCCAGCCTCAACCATGTCGCGTTCGAGATGGACGATCTTGATGCCGTGATGCGCGGCATCGGCTGGATGCGCGACAATGGCTTTGCGCCCGCATGGGGGCCTGGCCGCCACGGCCCGGGTGACAACGTCTATGCCTATTACATCGCGCCGTTCGGCCCGGTGATCGAATATTCGACTCCGGTCGAAAAGGTCCCTGCCGATTATGAGGCGGGCAAGCCCGACGACTGGACCTGGCCCGAGCAGCGCATCGACCAATGGGGCGTTTCGGACAAGGATTTCGACGGCCTTCGCGTCGCCGAGGAACGCTTTCGCAGCCGCCGCGACTGGCAGCCAGAACCACTTTGA
- a CDS encoding heme-binding protein, with amino-acid sequence MTLTLSAAQTIANAALAEARSRNAKPLALIVLDAGGHPVAFAREDGATTFRFDIAKAKATGALGMGVNTRATAERAKANPLFYQSVTAVLEGRIAFSPGGVLIHHGGAVIGAVGISGDTGDCDEECAMAGIRAAGFDTEAKA; translated from the coding sequence ATGACGCTTACCCTTTCCGCCGCCCAGACCATCGCCAACGCCGCGCTGGCCGAAGCACGCTCCCGCAATGCCAAGCCGCTCGCGCTGATCGTGCTCGACGCAGGCGGCCACCCGGTCGCCTTCGCGCGCGAGGACGGCGCAACCACGTTCCGCTTCGACATTGCCAAGGCCAAGGCGACCGGTGCACTTGGCATGGGCGTCAACACCCGCGCAACGGCCGAACGCGCGAAGGCCAATCCATTGTTTTACCAGAGCGTCACCGCTGTGCTCGAAGGGCGCATCGCCTTCTCTCCGGGCGGCGTGCTGATCCATCATGGCGGCGCGGTTATCGGCGCGGTCGGTATCAGCGGCGATACCGGCGATTGCGACGAGGAATGCGCCATGGCTGGCATCCGCGCGGCAGGGTTTGATACGGAGGCGAAGGCGTGA
- a CDS encoding bifunctional 3-(3-hydroxy-phenyl)propionate/3-hydroxycinnamic acid hydroxylase encodes MSEALFDVAIIGCGPVGATAANLLGKNGLSVIVLEKELDHYPLPRAVHLDHEMMRLFQSAGVIGRVAPDMVATDGHLHIGADHGVIRYMGTVGKPRPFGWSNDYFFYQPELEAHLRDAFAENGRIALQLGAEFTTLEQDDSGVTVHYVQSGQPREVRARWVIAADGSRSPVRKALGVALDDLGFEEPWLVVDAEVEGPVTFPALTGVPEGADLQRLSVMMCDPARPATVVPGRGNHRRWEFMLLPHEDDAVMMQPENVAALVGAWMRQVPHRIVRAATYRFHGLVAEKWQVGRVFLAGDAAHQTPPFFGQGMCHGLRDVANLAWKMAAIANDGADEAILATYQPERDPHVRGVIGAAVAAGRYICELDPAKAATRDANIRAQAAQNAGETAADLIPAITTGFIAPGTPAAGTRFIQPILTDGRKLDDLTGQGWRLFVHTTGPEGAIVAADLPDNGAVMAWLDTYGADSVLVRPDHCVFGTGNPADLIAARDALLKTRQEIAA; translated from the coding sequence ATGTCCGAAGCCTTGTTCGATGTCGCGATCATCGGTTGCGGACCGGTGGGAGCAACCGCCGCCAACCTGCTGGGAAAAAATGGTCTTTCAGTGATCGTGCTCGAGAAAGAGCTGGATCACTACCCCCTGCCCCGCGCGGTCCATCTCGACCACGAAATGATGCGCCTGTTCCAGAGCGCAGGCGTGATCGGCCGCGTTGCGCCGGATATGGTCGCCACCGACGGCCACCTGCATATCGGCGCAGACCACGGCGTGATCCGCTACATGGGCACTGTCGGCAAGCCCAGGCCGTTCGGCTGGTCGAACGACTACTTCTTCTATCAGCCCGAACTCGAAGCGCATTTGCGCGATGCCTTCGCCGAAAACGGCCGCATCGCACTGCAGCTTGGCGCAGAATTTACCACGCTCGAACAGGATGATAGCGGCGTTACCGTACATTACGTCCAAAGTGGCCAGCCCCGCGAAGTCCGCGCCCGCTGGGTCATCGCGGCCGACGGTTCGCGCAGCCCGGTGCGCAAGGCGCTGGGCGTCGCGCTCGACGATCTGGGCTTCGAGGAACCGTGGCTGGTGGTCGATGCCGAAGTCGAAGGGCCGGTCACCTTCCCCGCGCTCACCGGCGTGCCCGAGGGCGCCGATCTCCAGCGCCTTTCGGTGATGATGTGCGATCCCGCCCGCCCCGCGACAGTGGTGCCGGGACGCGGCAATCACCGACGCTGGGAATTCATGCTGCTCCCGCACGAAGACGATGCGGTGATGATGCAACCCGAGAATGTCGCCGCGCTGGTCGGCGCGTGGATGAGGCAAGTGCCGCATCGGATCGTGCGCGCTGCCACATACCGCTTCCACGGACTCGTCGCCGAAAAATGGCAGGTGGGCCGCGTGTTCCTGGCAGGAGACGCCGCGCACCAGACCCCGCCGTTCTTCGGACAAGGCATGTGCCACGGCCTGCGTGATGTCGCCAATCTCGCATGGAAAATGGCCGCCATCGCGAACGACGGCGCGGACGAAGCCATCCTTGCCACCTACCAGCCCGAGCGCGACCCCCATGTGCGCGGCGTGATCGGCGCCGCCGTCGCCGCTGGCCGATACATCTGCGAACTCGATCCGGCCAAGGCAGCTACACGCGATGCGAACATCCGCGCGCAAGCTGCACAAAACGCAGGCGAAACTGCCGCCGATCTGATTCCGGCTATCACTACCGGCTTCATCGCGCCGGGCACGCCCGCAGCCGGGACGCGCTTCATCCAGCCCATCCTGACCGACGGGCGCAAGCTCGACGACCTGACCGGGCAAGGCTGGCGGCTGTTCGTGCACACAACTGGCCCCGAGGGTGCCATTGTCGCAGCCGATCTGCCCGATAACGGCGCAGTTATGGCATGGCTTGACACATATGGTGCTGATTCCGTGCTGGTCCGCCCCGACCATTGCGTGTTCGGCACCGGCAATCCCGCAGACCTTATCGCAGCGCGCGATGCGCTGCTCAAAACCAGACAGGAAATCGCGGCATGA
- a CDS encoding amidohydrolase family protein, translated as MTTLIRDVRIFDGESLLPGTRAVLVEGNRIAAVGESAEALDASGADTVIEGAGRTLMPGMVESHAHLTWGSSVEKIYHQFILPDDELKVAAWRNARVLLDHGFTSAYSAGALGDGIEVDLAKAIAAGETPGPRLIPSTLERSPEGAEGVETGDVFNGRGAQAIRQFVAYCKAQGVGSLKLVVSGEDALKPGSAGDVLYTDEEMEAAGAAAKDAGLWIATHAYYPKAIDLALKAGARIIYHASYADEAAADAMVAARDTTFYAPSPGVSIAALEASPPPHIDMSHMKASAAERMEREAKLVPALKARGVRILIGGDYGFPFNPNGRNARDLQIFVDHFGYTPAEALTAATKLGGELMDLPVGLVRAGWLADLLLVEGDPTGNVAILQDKANLAMIMKDGSLYKAPAEALA; from the coding sequence ATGACGACGCTCATCCGCGACGTCCGCATTTTTGATGGCGAAAGCCTCCTGCCGGGCACCCGCGCCGTGCTGGTCGAAGGCAATCGCATCGCCGCCGTGGGTGAAAGCGCCGAAGCGCTCGACGCCAGCGGTGCCGACACCGTGATCGAAGGCGCTGGCCGCACGCTGATGCCCGGCATGGTAGAATCCCACGCCCACCTCACCTGGGGCTCCTCGGTCGAGAAGATCTACCATCAGTTCATCCTCCCCGACGACGAATTGAAAGTCGCCGCATGGCGCAACGCCCGCGTCCTGCTCGATCACGGCTTCACCAGCGCCTATTCCGCAGGCGCGCTGGGTGATGGCATCGAGGTTGATCTCGCCAAGGCGATTGCGGCGGGCGAAACCCCCGGCCCGCGCCTGATTCCCTCCACGCTCGAACGCAGCCCCGAAGGCGCAGAAGGCGTCGAAACCGGCGATGTGTTCAACGGGCGCGGCGCGCAAGCGATCCGCCAGTTCGTCGCCTACTGCAAGGCGCAGGGCGTCGGCTCGCTCAAGCTGGTCGTCTCGGGCGAAGACGCGCTCAAGCCCGGATCGGCAGGCGATGTGCTCTATACCGACGAGGAGATGGAAGCGGCAGGGGCAGCGGCCAAGGACGCCGGCCTGTGGATCGCCACCCACGCCTATTATCCCAAGGCCATCGATCTTGCGCTGAAGGCCGGTGCGCGGATCATCTACCACGCCTCCTATGCCGACGAAGCCGCCGCAGACGCGATGGTCGCAGCCAGGGACACGACTTTCTACGCGCCATCACCGGGCGTCTCGATCGCCGCGCTCGAAGCCAGCCCGCCCCCGCACATCGACATGAGCCACATGAAGGCCAGCGCAGCCGAACGCATGGAACGCGAGGCCAAGCTCGTCCCCGCGCTCAAGGCGCGCGGTGTCCGCATCCTGATCGGCGGCGATTACGGCTTCCCGTTCAATCCCAACGGCCGCAACGCGCGCGACCTGCAAATCTTCGTCGATCACTTCGGCTATACCCCCGCCGAAGCGCTCACCGCTGCTACCAAGCTGGGCGGCGAACTGATGGACCTGCCTGTGGGCCTGGTCCGCGCAGGCTGGCTTGCCGACCTGCTCCTGGTCGAGGGCGATCCCACCGGGAACGTGGCGATCCTGCAGGACAAGGCCAATCTCGCCATGATCATGAAGGATGGCTCGCTCTACAAGGCCCCCGCGGAGGCGCTGGCATAA
- a CDS encoding SDR family NAD(P)-dependent oxidoreductase: MSGRLDGKIAVVTGAGAGIGKGCADAFRAEGATVIGVDLAGADLACDLTCEAETAAAFSRIVAEHGRIDILVNAAAFATFAWIEEMTLDQWRRTLTGELDIVFLPTRAAWSGLKASGAAAVINFASANARHALDGSAALAHCAGKGGVLAMTRQLAMEGAPHGIRANTISPGFILTEATRRHMAEVPGFEALVLAKNMLKRLGEPVDIAMCAVWLASDEARYVTGADVPVDGGATAW, translated from the coding sequence ATGAGCGGGCGGCTTGATGGCAAGATCGCGGTAGTGACCGGCGCAGGCGCGGGCATCGGCAAGGGCTGTGCCGATGCGTTCCGGGCCGAGGGTGCGACCGTGATCGGGGTGGATCTGGCAGGCGCTGACCTTGCCTGCGACTTGACCTGCGAGGCGGAAACGGCAGCGGCCTTCTCGCGGATTGTAGCCGAGCATGGCCGGATCGACATACTCGTGAACGCGGCGGCCTTTGCCACTTTCGCGTGGATCGAGGAGATGACGCTCGACCAGTGGAGGCGCACACTGACAGGCGAACTCGACATCGTGTTCCTGCCCACGCGCGCGGCATGGTCGGGCCTGAAGGCAAGCGGGGCGGCGGCAGTGATCAATTTCGCCAGCGCCAATGCGCGCCATGCGCTCGATGGATCGGCTGCCTTGGCGCATTGCGCGGGCAAGGGCGGAGTGCTGGCGATGACCCGGCAACTGGCGATGGAGGGGGCGCCCCACGGCATCCGCGCCAACACGATTTCGCCTGGCTTCATTCTCACCGAAGCCACGCGGCGGCATATGGCCGAAGTGCCCGGTTTCGAGGCGCTGGTGCTGGCGAAGAACATGCTCAAGCGTCTGGGCGAGCCTGTCGATATCGCGATGTGCGCGGTATGGCTGGCGAGCGACGAGGCGCGCTATGTGACCGGGGCCGATGTTCCGGTCGATGGCGGGGCGACGGCCTGGTAG
- a CDS encoding FAD-dependent monooxygenase, whose amino-acid sequence MTGENISSIAAALVVGGGIGGMAAAISLAERGVRVDLIDLDPDWRVYGAGITITGPTLRAYKRLGLLDAIKAAGAITSKTRLFRFDGTHILDLDEPVIEEGLPATGGIMRPTLHRIMQTRVRELPIDVRLGLTVTTLENRDDGVEVTFSDDTTGRYDLVVGADSVASTVRAIAFPHMAPAVPTGQGCWRISIRKPPGLEMGEFFLGHANPCGITACAPDMVYMWMLTAHEERETFMDEEELFVTLKAHLADFGGNAGWIRDNMTRADWINYRPLAAALQPADWFNGRIVLLGDAVHATTPHLASGAGMAVESGIVLAEELARTGDVTAALRAYQNRRFDRCRDVIETSVAVGKLQLEHGDPKVHAHMLEGALGRLNAPF is encoded by the coding sequence ATGACTGGGGAAAACATCAGCAGTATCGCAGCGGCGCTTGTCGTGGGCGGGGGAATCGGCGGCATGGCAGCGGCAATCAGCCTTGCCGAGCGCGGAGTCAGGGTCGATCTGATCGACCTTGATCCCGATTGGCGCGTCTATGGCGCGGGGATCACCATCACCGGGCCAACCTTGCGCGCCTACAAGCGGCTGGGCCTGCTCGATGCGATCAAGGCCGCTGGCGCGATTACCAGCAAGACTCGCCTGTTCCGCTTTGATGGCACCCACATCCTCGATCTGGATGAGCCGGTGATCGAGGAGGGCCTCCCCGCAACCGGCGGAATCATGCGCCCGACCCTCCACCGGATCATGCAGACCCGCGTGCGCGAACTGCCTATCGACGTGCGCCTCGGCCTGACCGTCACCACACTCGAAAACCGCGATGACGGCGTCGAAGTGACTTTCTCCGACGATACGACCGGCCGCTACGATCTCGTCGTCGGCGCAGACAGCGTAGCGTCCACCGTGCGCGCCATCGCCTTCCCTCACATGGCCCCTGCCGTGCCGACCGGACAGGGCTGCTGGCGCATCTCGATCCGCAAGCCGCCGGGGCTGGAGATGGGCGAGTTCTTCCTCGGCCATGCCAATCCGTGCGGTATCACTGCGTGCGCGCCGGACATGGTCTATATGTGGATGCTCACCGCGCATGAAGAGCGCGAAACCTTCATGGACGAGGAGGAACTCTTCGTCACGCTCAAGGCGCATCTCGCCGATTTCGGCGGAAATGCGGGCTGGATTCGCGACAACATGACGCGTGCGGACTGGATCAACTATCGTCCGCTCGCCGCCGCGCTGCAACCCGCTGACTGGTTCAATGGCCGCATCGTTCTGCTGGGCGACGCCGTCCATGCCACCACCCCGCACCTCGCCTCGGGCGCGGGCATGGCGGTGGAAAGCGGTATCGTGCTTGCAGAGGAACTGGCGCGGACAGGCGATGTTACCGCCGCGCTGCGGGCCTATCAGAACCGCCGCTTCGACCGTTGCCGCGATGTGATCGAAACCAGCGTTGCGGTCGGCAAGCTGCAACTCGAACACGGCGACCCAAAGGTACACGCGCACATGCTCGAAGGCGCGCTCGGACGGCTCAACGCGCCGTTCTGA
- a CDS encoding TonB-dependent receptor, whose amino-acid sequence MRIALLGTSAVLALAVATPVLAQEAQAEASDNTGIAEIIVTAQRREESLQKAAIAIDAVSGADLAERGISNATDITKAVPALSLPSVGGNIASIFIRGVGNVTTSSYNDPAVTPSYDGVVLGRGGGVFGAAFYDLARVEVLKGPQGILYGRNATGGAVNIIPARPEIGRNSMGFNASYGNYDAVDADAHVNLGVSANSALRLGAAYTTRNGYNIDGTDDAKRGSLRAQFLVEPSSDLSLRIGADYTHVGGKGVGGSYIGGFIPGPAGYTFFPAGLGDSEGFNSPASNAFRSHNLGAPAFAFLNPMNADQRQDSTYWGVNAELNWQTGIGKLTVIPAYRESSDDSLFYGPAFNTANTREKVKQTSLEARLSGSAGMIDYVLGAFYFNEKIKANNQYNQEFVLPIQNYAHKTDSYAGFGQLTAHLGDKLRLIGGARYTHDKKSIDGLINNFITFCGGPPPFLITPPGSFAQGCAAPGTIPHFPNFLNTGDTIGWLKANNWISGASSDQPGYQVFPLLNGVGAILKTYNAVADTKGYSRVTWKASAEYDVSPDSLVYATVESGYRAGGLQMTESKTSYKPEFITAYTIGSKNRFFDNHVQLNLEGFIWKYRDQQITYFTVDTSGTLISSNENAGKSSIKGFDVDLVVKPTSGTTLNAKVQYLDTKYDELHLYTAAPRDNFGCPFTFTGATAGGAPVKDFNCSGNPLLFSPKWTVNIGAQQVVPVGDSLELVANVDTAWRDSQWGAFEYLDFERIPAYWTTDASLTIRDAGGTWALTGFVRNIEDKRRNLAPQASPLGVAVGHYSAPRTYGLRLSGNF is encoded by the coding sequence ATGCGCATTGCACTTTTGGGGACGAGCGCCGTACTGGCACTCGCAGTAGCAACACCGGTTCTGGCGCAGGAAGCGCAAGCCGAAGCGAGCGATAACACCGGCATTGCCGAAATCATCGTGACCGCGCAGCGCCGCGAGGAATCGCTGCAGAAGGCGGCTATCGCGATCGACGCGGTTTCCGGCGCTGATCTGGCAGAGCGCGGCATTTCCAACGCAACCGACATTACCAAAGCGGTTCCGGCGCTTTCGCTGCCATCAGTGGGCGGCAACATCGCCTCGATCTTCATTCGCGGCGTGGGCAACGTGACCACCAGCAGCTACAACGATCCCGCAGTGACTCCGAGCTATGACGGCGTGGTGCTGGGGCGCGGCGGCGGCGTGTTCGGTGCGGCGTTCTATGATCTGGCGCGTGTGGAAGTGCTGAAGGGGCCGCAGGGTATCCTTTATGGCCGCAATGCCACCGGCGGCGCGGTCAACATCATTCCGGCGCGTCCGGAAATCGGCCGCAATTCGATGGGCTTCAATGCTTCTTACGGCAACTACGACGCGGTCGACGCCGATGCGCATGTCAATCTGGGCGTGAGCGCGAACAGCGCGCTGCGCCTGGGCGCGGCCTATACCACGCGCAACGGCTATAACATCGATGGCACCGACGACGCCAAGCGCGGTTCGCTGCGCGCGCAGTTCCTGGTCGAACCATCGAGCGACCTGTCGCTGCGGATCGGCGCGGACTACACGCATGTCGGCGGCAAGGGCGTGGGCGGCAGCTACATCGGCGGGTTCATTCCCGGCCCTGCTGGCTACACTTTCTTCCCTGCGGGCCTTGGCGACAGCGAGGGCTTCAATTCGCCCGCGTCCAACGCTTTTCGCAGCCACAACCTTGGCGCGCCGGCGTTTGCGTTCCTCAACCCGATGAACGCGGATCAGCGGCAGGACAGCACCTACTGGGGCGTGAATGCCGAGCTGAACTGGCAGACCGGCATCGGCAAGTTGACCGTGATCCCGGCATACCGCGAAAGCAGCGATGATTCGCTGTTCTATGGCCCGGCGTTCAACACCGCCAATACCAGGGAAAAGGTCAAGCAGACCAGCCTTGAAGCGCGCCTTTCGGGCAGCGCGGGCATGATCGACTATGTGCTGGGCGCGTTCTACTTCAACGAGAAAATCAAGGCGAACAACCAGTACAACCAGGAGTTCGTGCTGCCGATCCAGAATTATGCGCACAAGACCGACAGCTATGCAGGGTTCGGCCAGCTGACAGCGCATCTTGGTGACAAGCTTCGCCTGATCGGCGGCGCGCGCTATACGCATGACAAGAAGTCGATCGACGGACTGATCAACAACTTCATCACGTTCTGCGGCGGCCCGCCCCCGTTCCTGATCACGCCGCCGGGATCGTTCGCCCAAGGTTGCGCGGCGCCGGGCACCATCCCGCATTTCCCGAACTTCCTGAACACGGGCGACACGATAGGCTGGCTGAAGGCGAACAACTGGATTTCGGGCGCAAGCAGCGATCAGCCGGGCTATCAGGTGTTCCCGTTGCTCAACGGCGTGGGCGCGATCCTCAAGACCTATAACGCGGTGGCCGATACCAAGGGCTATTCGCGGGTGACGTGGAAGGCTTCGGCCGAATACGATGTGTCGCCGGACAGCCTCGTCTATGCCACGGTCGAAAGCGGCTACCGCGCAGGCGGTTTGCAGATGACCGAGAGCAAGACCAGCTACAAGCCCGAGTTCATCACCGCCTACACCATCGGATCGAAGAACCGCTTCTTTGACAACCACGTGCAGCTGAACCTCGAAGGGTTCATCTGGAAGTACCGTGACCAGCAGATCACCTACTTCACCGTGGACACATCGGGGACGCTGATCAGTTCGAACGAGAACGCGGGCAAGTCCTCGATCAAGGGCTTCGACGTGGATCTGGTGGTCAAGCCGACCAGCGGCACGACGCTGAACGCCAAGGTGCAGTACCTCGATACCAAGTACGACGAACTGCATCTCTATACCGCCGCGCCGCGCGACAACTTCGGTTGCCCGTTCACCTTTACCGGGGCAACGGCAGGCGGCGCGCCGGTCAAGGACTTCAACTGCTCGGGCAATCCGTTGCTGTTCAGCCCGAAGTGGACGGTGAACATTGGCGCGCAGCAGGTTGTGCCGGTGGGCGACAGTCTCGAACTGGTGGCGAACGTCGATACCGCATGGCGTGACAGCCAGTGGGGCGCGTTCGAATACCTCGATTTCGAGCGTATCCCTGCCTACTGGACGACCGACGCCTCGCTGACCATCCGCGACGCAGGTGGCACCTGGGCGCTGACCGGCTTCGTCCGCAACATCGAGGACAAGCGCCGCAATCTGGCGCCGCAAGCCTCGCCTCTGGGTGTTGCGGTCGGCCACTATTCGGCGCCTCGCACCTATGGCCTGCGGCTTTCAGGCAACTTCTGA
- a CDS encoding NAD-dependent epimerase/dehydratase family protein produces the protein MMMNVVVTGAGGFVGRELVRKLLAAGHHVTGIDTHESGIPEGARAIAGDFGDAAVRANALAGGCDALVHLATVPGGAAEADPAASRRINVDAMYDLLLEAGVINPGLRVVYASSIAVLGDPLPALVDDATPLSPKMIYGGHKAMMEHAVAMFSNRGLIDGVTVRLPGILARPKGPSGMKSAFMSDLFHALKAGETFTCPVSAAGTIWAQSVRRCAENFMHALTLDCALLPPARAVTLPAQRLTMGDLAAEIARQCGVSPELVTYAPDAALEAAFAAQPPLYTPAALRAGFAHDGDPATLVANALSSI, from the coding sequence ATGATGATGAACGTGGTGGTTACAGGGGCTGGCGGATTTGTCGGGCGCGAACTTGTCCGCAAGCTGCTGGCAGCCGGCCACCACGTCACCGGCATCGATACCCATGAAAGCGGCATTCCCGAAGGCGCGCGCGCGATTGCGGGCGACTTCGGTGATGCCGCCGTGCGGGCAAATGCGCTGGCAGGCGGGTGCGACGCATTGGTCCACTTGGCCACCGTGCCGGGCGGCGCGGCAGAGGCCGATCCCGCCGCATCGCGCCGGATCAACGTGGATGCGATGTACGACCTGCTGCTTGAGGCAGGCGTGATCAATCCCGGCTTGCGGGTGGTCTATGCCAGTTCGATTGCGGTGCTGGGCGATCCGCTGCCCGCGCTGGTCGATGACGCCACGCCGCTCAGCCCGAAGATGATCTACGGCGGGCACAAGGCAATGATGGAACACGCCGTGGCGATGTTCTCCAATCGCGGGCTGATCGACGGGGTGACTGTGCGCCTGCCCGGCATCCTCGCGCGGCCCAAGGGGCCATCGGGGATGAAATCGGCGTTCATGTCCGACCTGTTTCACGCACTGAAAGCGGGCGAGACGTTTACCTGCCCGGTATCGGCGGCGGGCACGATCTGGGCGCAATCGGTGCGCCGATGCGCGGAAAATTTCATGCACGCGCTGACGCTGGACTGCGCGCTGCTGCCACCGGCGCGGGCGGTGACTTTGCCCGCGCAACGTCTAACAATGGGCGATCTGGCGGCCGAAATTGCGCGACAGTGCGGCGTATCGCCGGAATTGGTGACGTATGCTCCCGATGCGGCGCTGGAAGCGGCCTTCGCCGCGCAGCCGCCGCTTTACACCCCTGCCGCCCTGCGCGCCGGTTTTGCGCATGACGGCGATCCTGCTACACTCGTCGCCAACGCACTCTCGAGCATCTGA
- a CDS encoding LysR family transcriptional regulator: MAMRFGRLDLNLLVALDALLTERSVSLAADRLCLSQSATSSALGRLREYFGDELLVVKGRAMILTARGEELIEPVRAVLEQIRTTVSVAPPFDPATADRVVRIMASDYSTEVLLAGVLADLERDAPNMRFEIQPMHDNPIEAIERGYIDLLVTIDYAISADHPSQILFEDDYVVVGDAANPALAGPITRQLYFELGHVTARFGKSRVPAFEDWFVRRQKQQRRVEVVAPSFLSLTGLVLGTNRIATMHRRMAELVVRTQPLVMREIPFDIPPIREAVQWNIANNNDRALRWVVDRLETAAGATGTEPGNVVTLESGGKMDRTSIEVEYRMNHPQR; the protein is encoded by the coding sequence ATGGCAATGCGGTTCGGGCGGCTCGACCTTAATCTGCTGGTGGCGCTTGACGCGCTGCTGACCGAACGCAGCGTCAGCCTTGCAGCGGACCGGCTATGCCTTTCGCAATCGGCCACATCCAGCGCGCTGGGCCGCTTGCGCGAATACTTCGGCGATGAACTGCTGGTGGTGAAGGGCCGGGCGATGATCCTGACCGCGCGCGGCGAGGAACTGATCGAACCGGTGCGCGCGGTGCTGGAGCAGATCCGCACAACGGTTTCGGTCGCCCCGCCGTTCGATCCCGCCACCGCCGACCGCGTGGTAAGGATCATGGCATCGGACTATTCGACCGAGGTGCTGCTCGCGGGCGTGCTGGCCGATCTTGAACGTGATGCGCCAAACATGCGCTTTGAAATCCAGCCGATGCACGACAACCCGATCGAGGCGATCGAGCGCGGCTACATCGACCTGCTGGTGACCATTGACTACGCGATTTCCGCCGATCACCCGAGCCAGATCCTGTTCGAGGACGACTATGTGGTGGTGGGCGATGCCGCCAATCCGGCATTGGCCGGTCCGATCACCCGCCAGCTCTATTTCGAGCTGGGCCATGTCACCGCGCGCTTCGGCAAATCGCGCGTGCCCGCGTTCGAGGACTGGTTCGTGCGCCGCCAGAAGCAGCAGCGCCGGGTCGAAGTGGTGGCCCCATCGTTCCTGTCGTTGACCGGGCTGGTGTTGGGCACGAACCGCATTGCCACGATGCATCGGCGCATGGCCGAACTGGTCGTGCGGACGCAGCCGCTGGTCATGCGCGAGATTCCGTTCGATATTCCGCCGATCCGCGAGGCGGTGCAGTGGAACATCGCCAACAACAACGACCGCGCCCTGCGCTGGGTGGTGGATCGGCTTGAAACAGCGGCAGGTGCCACGGGCACCGAACCGGGCAATGTCGTGACGCTGGAAAGCGGCGGAAAAATGGACCGCACCTCGATCGAGGTCGAATACCGGATGAACCACCCGCAGCGCTGA